CCATCAGCATTCATCCCGGTTGCATCCAGATTATAAGGTCCGCGTTCACTGGGATAATAGGACAAGTTAAGTATAGAAAGCAACGAAGAACGTGTGGGATCTAAATCTTTGTAAGGAAATAATTCAGTTTCACGCACGGCACGGGTTAAAAGATTGGATTGTGATTCCACATTTCCTCGCAAATTAGAAGGAGTTTCGCGTCTGTCGCCATTTAAAATAGGATCAACAGAATACCAAGCTAACAAAGCGCGGTTTTTACCGTAATCAACATTGTTACTTAATTTAGATTCATCGAACAAAGCGGGAGTACTTGCCAAATACCATCCGTAGGGATAATGGATATCAATATTTGTTTTAGTGGATTCAAAATCATCCAAATAAGCCAATCCCTGATTACTTATAACGTTGGAATGTCCGGGAATTAATTGTGCAAATTCAGCATTTAACGCTATGCTTGAAGGCTGCGTAACATCTACAAACGGAATTTTATCGAGTGCATTTGTGAGCCATTGTGATTCTTTGCGCCAAGCTGTATTTAATCCCCAAATAGTATTTTTCAGCGGTTCACTTCCTGTATTCACTTTTTTTGTAAGCGGCATTTCAGAAAGATGCATAATGGTTCCGCCTAATGTGAAATTTTTACTGAATTCATATTCAAGATGTGTTCCTACCAACGATTTGCGCTGCATACTGAACATAGATTGATTTTCCAGCTTTACATCAATATTGGTATTGGAGCTCAAAATACTTTGATTAATGATGTTTACCGTTCCCATCGTGTAATCCACAGTGTAATCAACGCCTTCTTTCAAAACAGCTCCTCCTGCGGTTACCGTTACCGAACCGCGCGGCACGTTCATTGCATTCAGGTAAATTTCTGAACCGTTTGAAGAACCTTTATATTTTCCTACCAAACGGAATTTATTTTTTTCGCTATACTCTTGAGCTACAACTAATGTAGAATCATATAATTCTTGATAAACATATTTAGAGGCAACTACATCGTTTCCAATTTTTTTGCGTAAATGTGAACCAAAGGGTTCCAAAACAGGAAAAATGACTCTTCCGGTGGATGATTGCGCTGTATAACCCTCAATATAATCAAATTTACCATCTGGATGCGCTGTTTTTTTCACATCCAAATTATCCAAATTCATTACCCGGAGCAACAATTGATTTGAGATTTCTCCTGCCTGAAGATATTGTAATTCCGTACCGACTGAGTCGTTTTGATACATTACGTTCATTTCAAACGCTTCTTCCTGCATTTGCATAGCGCCAATGGAATATACGTTTTTCATCATCAAATCCCACGATTTGAGTTTCGGAGATTGCGTGGTAGATTTTAAAAGTTTTAATATCAAAGCGTTAGGGGCTTCAATTCCTTTATCGGTAGAAAATTCACCCACTTGATATGTTTTTCCTCCGTAAGTATATTCATACGCTACAGCCAAAACTTCATCGGGGTTTAACATAGAACGAAGAGAAATATATCCCAACGTATTATTTACAGTGTATTCAGAAGGGTCGAGACGACGTGCGCTTTCAATCTTTTCATAATCTTCGCCACCGCTCAAAGTAGGATAATTGGTAGACAAATAATCATTTGTTTGCTGAATATTTCTAATTCCATCTTCCGATTTTACTTTACCGTATAAATTGTTTGCATCGTTTTGAGGTAAAGAAGCTCCAGCTGTTTTTTGCCAAACATCGGGTTTGTCAATACTGTCGGTTTCTGCCAAATCCATAAAAGCCACTACGTTTCGGGCTTCGTCAAAATTTCCACGTTTATTTGTAACCCATACTTCTACTCGATTAATAGTAATTCCGGAAGAAATGAGCGGAAGTTTGCTCATTGCAGCTTCATAGTGGTCTCTAAAATAATGACTGAGGAAAAAATGACGGTTAGCATCGTATTGGTCGCAATTAACTTCAAACGAAGTAGTTTGCACTCCGCCTCGTGAACTTACGGTTTGTGTTTGCGATTCTTGTTGTGAAGCCAAGGCGGAAATTTTCAGTTTTCCAAATTGCAAGTCGGTTTTTATACCAAAAAGCGCCGTACTTCCCGTAATCAGAGCACTGTTCAATTGCATACTTACGTTTCCCGCCTCAATATTCTGGATAATATCGTCTTCTTTGCCTTTATAATTGAGTTTAATCATTTTTTGGTCAAAATCAAACGAAGCTTCGGTATTGTAATTCATCCCGAAATTGACTTTATCGCCTACTTTTCCTGTTACGTTGAGTTGAATTTTTTGGTCGAAATTAGGAATATTGGAGCGGCGTGCACGTTCCGTTAACGCGGGATTATTAATAAAATTGGATTTAAAGCCGAAAAGAAGTTCCGCCTGACCGCTTGTTTTCAATTGAACACCGCCGGGACCAAAAATTTTATCGGCAGGTCCAAGACTGAATTTCATATCTGTGAGCGAGAATTTATCTTCGTTATTTTTTTTATCGTTTGAGTTTAATTCTCTCCAATAGCGGTTTATTTCCTCCTGTTCCGAATATTTACGGTATTCTTCGGGAGTCATTGTGTAAGGCGTGCTTACTTCGGTATCTCCTACTTTGGTGCGAAGAATGTAATTTCCTGTTTTTACATCGTATTCTATAACGGTTTTTACATTTTCCGGATCTTTTAAGTCCATTGGATATTGTTTATCCAAATCTTCGTAAGTTGTTGTGGTTTTATTATCGACAGGGAAACGAGTTGTAGAATCTTTTTCTGCGGCAACGGTTTTATCTTGAGGAGCAGGCATTTCATGTATTTCTGTGGTTTCCATATGCTGCCCGGAACGCACAAAGCCATAGGCAGTACTTGCTGCTACGCTCAAAGCCGCTAAAACAGGTATGATTCTATTTTTTAAACTCATATATTATTGTCATCATTGATTATTTGGAAATATAAACAATGATATGGTTAGGTTCTTGAATGAAAGTTTTGTTTTTTATTCGTGAAAATTACGTTTTAATACTATTCCCTTAAAGCATTTTCAATGCTGCTTTAATCACTTGCTCCACTTTTAATTCCGGTTCTTCTTTCAAAATTTTGTCCACCACTTTTTGCGACGCTACTTGTGAATAACCAAGCATAACCAATGCTGCAAGTGTTTCTTCTCGTACGCTGTTTGATTCAAAAGACAATTTAGATGTGGCGTCCGCACTTATTCCTCCTATTTTCAAGATTTTGTCTTTCAAATCTACGATTATCCTTTGAGCAGTTTTTGCTCCGATACCTTTAATATTATTTAATGCTGCTACATTTCCCGCAGCAATCATATCCTGAATTTCTTTCACAGAATAAGACGACATTATTACTCGCGCTGTATTGGCGCCAACTCCCGATACGGAAATAAGCAGAAGAAACAAATGACGTTCTTCCTGACTTAAAAATCCGAAAAGTACGTGAGCATCTTCGCGAATTGCTTCGTAAACAAATAGTTTTACCGATTTTTCTTGTGACAGCGCCGTGTAAACAGTCAATGGAATATTAATAAAATATCCGACTCCGTTATTTTCCACCACAACATTTGCAGGAGTAAGTTCTGTAATTTCTCCCTTTATATAATCTATCATTAATTCTGCAAATAAAATGTATAATTAATACAATATAAACTGCAAATATACTTTAAGTTTATGAGTTTTCAAAAAAACAAAATTTCTTAAAAAACATACTTTGAAAAATAACGAAAGAATAAGATTATTAGTACAATGTAAGTGTTAAAAAGGGAGACAAGATATCTTTTTTTGTTGTTTAAATTTGTCAAATAATGATTCAAAATTGTGAGATCCTTTTTCTGATAGAAACCCCTTTTTCATCAATTTTTCATAAACAAAGCTCCTTTTACATTTGTTTTATATAAGTAAATAAAAAATTGTGCATCAACTGTATATAAATTAATATTGAAAAAATTATGTCAGTAAATTTAATTGAAATTTTAAAAAATGCCGTTAGTGATAAGACCATTGAAACTATCGGTAAAGAAGTAGGTTTAGAACCTGCTGCTGTAAAATCAGGGGTCAGCGCCATTGTTCCTACTTTATTGGCAGGAATTTTAGGCAAAAATACAGCGACCAGTGCAGCTCCATCTTGGATGGATTCACTTACAGGACTTATGGGAAACAAACAAGATGAAGCGGATTTGGAAGGTATGAACCTTACCGATATGCTTGGGAAAGGTAAAGATTTACTGGGAAATCTTTTTGGAAATAAAACGGAAGAGGTTTCAAGCGCCATAGCTCAAACTGCCGGAATGCAAAAAGAAAAAGCCGAAAAACTTTTATCTATGTTAACTCCTTTGGTTTTAGGATATTTAGCCAAATGGATGAAAAGTAAAAACTGGACCTTTGGTAATTTGGTTACTAATTTACTTGAAAACAAATCAAATCTTGTTGCAGCTTTGCCTACAGGACTTTCCGCAGCACATTTCTTTAATACAGACATTCCTAAAGCAGATGTGGAAACTCCAAAAATAAACGTAGAAGCTCCAAAAGTAACCGTAACGGAATCAAAAGTTACTCCTCCTATGGTTGAACCGCCAAAATCAAATAATAACTGGCTAAAATGGTTATTATGGTTATTATTACTTGGATTGATTCTTTGGATAATTCTCAGCCGAGGATGCAAAAGCTGCCAAAGAGAAAGTGTTGTTCCAACCGATTCTATAAATGTGGTCGATTCTATGAAAGCTCAAACTGACACGGTTGTACATTTTATAAAAGAAGACTCGAACAAATCCGACAATTAAGTTTATGATTTAAAACATCAAAGGAAAACTTGCTGAAAGAGTTGAATAAATGTTAGATAAAATTCCGCAGAAAATCGTTTGGGCAATTTTATTGAAGATAAAAATAAATCTGTGGATAAAACCACGCGGTTTTCTTTAGACCACCTTTATTTTAAAAGCGGAAAAAACTACGCTAAAATCGGAATCGCAAGAGAAACTGAAAAACATAATTAATGAAAAAGGTTTTCAATTTAAACGTTGAAAACCTTTTTGCTTTTTAGTAAAATTGATGAATAATTTTGCTATATGTAAATCATTCACAAAACATAAAAATAAAATCCACAAAAATTATCACTTTTCTCACATTTTTTCTTTACTTTGCATCACCACTTTACATATAAAAATTGAAAACTATGAAAATCGGAATTCTTTCGTCGGGAGGAGATTGTCCCGGAATAAACGCCACCATACGTGGCGTAGGTAAAACAGCCATCAACAAATACGGTATCGAGGTTATCGGTATCCTGAATGGATTTTCAGGATTGCTGTACAAAGATGTAATGCCGCTTACAGAATCTTCTCTTTCGGGCATTCTCACAATGGGAGGAACCATTCTTGGTACTGCGCGTGAGAAAGAATTCCGCAAAATTCTAAAATCGCCCGATAAAAATGATCAGGAACAAATTAAAACCGCTTATAAAGAACTCGGTTTGGATTGTCTTGTTTGCATTGGTGGAAACGGCACACAAAAAACAGCGTGGCAACTTTCGGAATTAGGATTAAACGTGGTTGGTATTCCAAAAACCATTGATAACGATGTATACGGAACGGATATTACTTTTGGTTTTCAAACAGCGGTAGATATTGCCACTGATGCTATTGATCGTTTGCATTCTACGGCAAGTTCTCATCAACGCGTGATGGTGATAGAATTAATGGGACATAAAGCGGGCTGGATTACACTGCACGCAGGAATGGCAGGCGGCGCCGATATTATTTTACTTCCTGAATTAGGTTACGATATGAATACTGTAGCTTTCGCTTTGAACAAACGCAAAAAAAGCGGAAAACCTTATTCTATTGTGGCTGTGGCTGAAGGAATTGAAATTCAAGGTGGTACGGAACATCATCCTGCCACGTATTTTGCTCGCAAAATTGAAGAACTCACGGGAATTGAAGCACGCGAAACAGTGTTGGGATATATTCAACGGGGAGGTTCACCTTCTGCTTACGACCGTAATTTGGGAACACTTCTCGGAGGTCACGCCGCAAAACTCATCAACAGTAAAAAATTTGGAAGAATGGTTTCGGTAAAAGGAATCAATGAAATATCCGATGTTCCTTTATCGGAAGTGGCAGGAAAACTCCGGTTGGTAACTCCTGATGATCCCTTAGTAAAACAAGGTCAACGAATGGGAATTTCATTTGGCATCTGAATTGAACTATAAAACATTTTACAAACAGAGGACGTTACATACAAAAACGTCCTCTGTTTCTTTTTAGAGGTATATTTTCAAGTATAAAACATAAAACAATAGTAATGAAAATAAAAAAACACATTCTTTTTGTCTCGATATTCCTTTTTTACTCTCTTGAACTCTATTCTCAAAATTTTATTAGTCCGTTAAATATTCCTCCACTGTTAAGCGCTAATTTTGGCGATTTACGCAACAATCATTTTCACTCAGGATTGGATTTTAAAACACAAACAGTAGTAAACAAACCTGTTTTTGCTGTCGCTGACGGTTATATTTCGCGTATTAATATTTCATCCGGCGGCTACGGATTAGCATTGTATATCGACCATCCAAACGGTTATACCACTGTTTACGGACATTTGAACAGCTTTTCTAAAAAAATTGCCGATTACGCAAAACAAAAACAATATGAAAATGAAAGTTTTGCCATCGACATACAATTACCACCGAATGAAATCCCCGTAAAAAGAGGTGAACAAATTGCGTTGAGCGGAAATACAGGAGGTTCGGGCGGTCCGCATTTACATTTTGAAGTACGCGACACCAAAACTGAGGAACCGATAGATGGAATGAACTTTATAGGAAAAATATTAACTGACACACAAGCTCCAGAGATACGTGGAATTGCGTTTTATCCTATTCAAGGAAAAAGTGTGATAAACAACGGTAGTATCCCTATTTATACTCGAATTCCCGAAAAATCAAAAACGAAAAAAATCATTACCGCCTGGGGAAAAATAGGCGTTGGAGTGAAAGCTTTTGACAGAATGAACGGGACTACAAATACGTACGGAGTGAAATATATTCGGTTATTTGTAGATGGAAGAAAAATATTTAGCAGTACAATAAATCAATTTTCTTTCGATAAAACCCGTATGATAAACTCCTTTATTGATTTTGAAGAATGGCGAAGAAATAAATCTTTTTATATGAAATCCTTTGTTGAACAAGGAAATGCACTCACTGTTTATGACAACATAAATAACGGATACATTAATATAAATGAAGAACGTAATTATCAACTGCGTTACGAGTTGGAAGATCATTATGGGAATAAAACCACGCATTCTTTTAGTATAAAAGGTCAAAAAACAACTGTTCCCACCCAAACTAACTGCGAAAATTATATGTCGCCTGTGGTGAATAACGGATTTTATTCGGCAGATTTCACATTAAATATCCCGATAGGAAATCTTTATACAGACATTTGCTATACGCATAACAAAATACAATCTCAAAAATATTATTCCGATATTCATCAAGTAAACAATAAACCAATACCGCTAAATAAGAATGGAAAAATCTGGATAAAACTGAAAAAAGATATTGGAGGAAACATTTCTCAAATGGGAATTATTTCAATTGATAAAAACGGAAAAGAAGAATGGAAAGGCGGAACATATAAGGACGGCGGCTTTGAAACCTCCATCAATGAATTAGGCGGACGCTATGCAATTGATATTGATACAATTAATCCAATCGTTGCACCTCAAAGTTCTTCGCTGTGGATACAAAAAAAACGAATTATTATTCAAGTTACGGATGATAAAAGCGGAATTACCTTTTACAGAGGAGAAATTGACGGAAAATACGCACTTTTTACTCATGATGTAAAATCAAAATTATATTTTTATGAGTTTGATGACGAAAGATTGATGAAAGGACAAAAACACACATTAAGTTTTACGGCTATGGATGCTGCAGGGAATCAGTCTGTTTATAAAAATGAGTTTTTATATTGACGAATTAAGACTTTATAAAAAAACACAAAGAGTTAGATAGTTAATTCAAAATCAACATCTTATATTATTTAGAAATTAGAACGGTTTCAACTTTAATCAATTGAAACCGTTTTTAATTATTTTTTATTCAATTTTATTTGACGCGCAAATTAATCCAACACAAGTAATTGTTCATAATCTTCAACAGTAGCTCCGTTGAGGCACGCTTCTATGATTTGTCTTCCCAACGGATTTAAATCGGGGGTAAGATATTGTTGTAATTCTTTTTTGAAAAAATCATACAATTTTTCTGCTCCCGCATCATAACCGTCGGTTCCAACCTCGTCCTGTTTGTAAACCTGAAGGAAACGAGAAGGAATTTTGGCTCCTTCAATAGTCAAATAATTTAATTCATACCCTAACAAAGGACAGCGTGCCGCTTTGTATTGGTCGCGTCTTAAGCTGATATTTCCACGGCGTGTTAAATACTCACGCATTAATAATTGAGGTTTAAATCCTACTTTCCATACTCCGATATATTGATTAGGAACAAGAGTGTAGCGAGTTTCGGGAGTTTTCATTATTTGCTCCAAAAGCATATTAGCATGATGAACCATTTTACCTGTTGCAAAGGGCCAATACGAACCAACTCCTTCAGAGTCCATTCCTGTACCGGCTGTGCTGCTAATACTCGGATTAGCATGTCCGCGCGGAGCAACAAGTCTCCACAACCAAGCCAAAGCTGGCGGCAACATATGGAATAATCCTATAATTCCATAGTTTGGATTTTCTCGGGAGCTGGGTGGAGTACGAACGCCAAAACTACGAATATCCACAGAAACGGAGTGATCAATTACATTTTCCACAATATCTCGAGGTAAAATTACGCGTGGATTAGGACAAGGTTTTCCCGGTTCATCCATTGTGTGTTCCCAAATAAGTACCGTAGAATTCGGCGTTGATTGTAAATTAAGGAACAAGAGCGAACGAGGTGGGTTTACCGTTATTTTTTCGAGTGCAGGATCGTCTCCGTATTCATTTACGCTATCCACACGAATAAACCATGAGTTTTCCGCGTCAAGTACTCTCAATTTTCCATTTGTATTCTGTAAAGTAGGATGACATAATGCCATATCATCCGTTACCGGCTTAAAAGAACAAAAAAGAGGCAAATTAATCAACCTCGTTTCTTGATTTACGGTATTTCTCCCTATTAACACTTGTCCGTTTGGCTCACGCAAAATATACTGCAACATTTCACTTTTTCCACCTCCGCTAGCTCCTTCGTGCATAAAAGTAGTAGTATTATCATAAGGACTAACCGCTTGAACAGTTGAACAGTGTGCCGTAATCCATCCTTCACGTTCTCCTTTTGTGAGCAAAGCTCCGTAAAGTCCTTTTTTAGCGCTCGGTCCCGGATACAAATTGTATGAGAATATCTCGTGCCTTTCGGGAGTTCTGTTGTGTACTACGATTTGTTTTCCGTTAAAGTGAGTATGACGGAACGTAGGAGCAACATAAATAATAGAATCGAGTGAAAAATATTCGGGAATCTCTTTTGTAGAAACAATAACTTGAAGCATAGCGAGCCCCATTGCAAAAAATCCGGCATTAGCGGGACAAATAGCAATTCCTCCTACACCAATCTTTTCACGACCGGCAAAATAAAGAAATACCGCTAAATCCTGTTTTTTCAACCATTCAAATGTTTCTTCTTTCAATGTTGAAAATTCATATCCAAATCTTTCCGTAAATTTTTCTTTATCTGTAGGTAAATTATCGGAGATTACCATCGTGTCCGGATCGCGTCTCCTCATATATGCTTCTGTATAATTAGCTGAAATTCCATTCTTTACCCTGTGAACAATCGCTTCGGTATATTCTCCTTTGCCGGGAATATCATATTTCACCTCAAAAACATTTTTATCTGCACCATTCGTTGCAGCTATTTCCAATTCATCCACATTATCATAAACCGTATAGCTTTTACAAGAATTAAGCAAAGTGCGTAATTCTTCGGGCAACGTAATATTTGCCTTTTCTAATCTGCTTATAAAATCACTCATTTTTAATCTTTATTTAAATAAGTTCTCACTCTTTTTCAAAAAAATATCGACTTTTAATAACTATTTTTCTGAAATATAAATTATCAACTTGCATTTTGCTGCAAAATTACTAATTTATTGTCATTTTCACAAAATTATATTTCAATATCTGAAATGTTTACCGAAACAGATTCTTAATTGAATACTAATAATCCGTTTCCTTCTGTTTTTTAACCAGTTCTTTAGTAGAGAGTAATCCACAAGCGGCAAAAATATCTTCGCCGCGTGAAGCACGTATGGTAACTGTCATTCCTTTCGATTTCAATTGGTTCTGGAAAGAAATAATTCCTTCTTTCGAAGTTCCTTGCAGCGGTGTATCAGGAATGGGATGAAAACGTATCAAATTAATGCGACATTTAATACCATTCAACAAACGCACCAGTTCTTTTGCATGGCGAGGCGTATCATTCACATCTTTGAACATGATATATTCAAATGAAACCCTACGTTGACGACCTAAATCCCATTTTTTAATTTCTTTTATAACTTCTGTAACGGGATAAACTTGCTGGATTGGCATAATTTCCCGCCTTTCAATATCAAACGGAGAGTGCAAACTTACTGCTAAATGCGCTGTGCTTTTTTCCAAAAAAGTTTGCATTGCAGGAATAATTCCAATGGTAGAAACCGTAATTCGTTTGGGACTCCAAGCGTAACCCCAATCGGAAGTGAGAATTTCGAGTGAATCAAGTACCGCCTGCAAATTGTCCAGCGGCTCTCCCATTCCCATATATACGATGTTGGTGAGTTTTTCAAATTCAGGTAAAGATTGAATTTGATTGACAATTTCTCCGGCGGTAAGATTTCCCTGAAAACCTTGTTTTCCCGTCATACAAAACAAACAACCCATTTTACATCCAATTTGCGTGGAGACACAAAGCGTAGCCCGTTCTTTATCAGGGATATACGCCGCTTCAATAAATTTTTGCGTTTGTGTAGGATATAAATATTTTTTTGTGCCGTCTATGGAAGTTTGCACTTTGGTATGAGGAATTAACTGCACAGTGTATTTTTCATCCAATAACTGACGAGCTTTTTTAGAAAGATTGGTCATTTCAGAAATGGAATACACGTGTTTTTTGTACAGCCAATCTGCAATTTGTGTGGCTGTAAAAGAAGGTAAATCGAGTATTTTTACTACCGATTTCAGTTGCTCCAATGTAAGTCCGAAAAGATTTTGTTTGTTTTCCATAATTCAGTACAAAGATACGGCAGAATTTTCTAAAAATACGTTTCCGAAATAATATTTTGGAAAGAAACTCCTTTTGAAATCAGCAAATCACGTACTTCAACAACCATTTCAGGGCTTCCGCAAAGATAAAATTTATTTTCAACAGGCAACTCTTCTTTTTCCTGAATCCATTTCGTAAGTCGTCCTTTGTAATATTTTGTATCTGCTTGCTGAGAACAACAACGAATGTAATTTTCTCCCAATAATTTTCCCAGCATTTCGGAGAAATAAAAATTCTCGTCAAATCTTCCGCCATGAATTACTTTTTTACCGACAACAAAACCGGAACGCAACATAGAAACAAACGGAGCGATTCCCGTCCCGGAAGCTATAAACCACGCATTTTCATCACCGCATTGGAATTTCCCAAATGGTTCGGAAACATAAATGTTATCACCCGTTTTGAGTGTTGAAAGCAACGGTGTAAGTTTTCCGTCCGGCTTTTCATCAAACAAAATATCAATA
The genomic region above belongs to uncultured Paludibacter sp. and contains:
- the ruvA gene encoding Holliday junction ATP-dependent DNA helicase RuvA encodes the protein MIDYIKGEITELTPANVVVENNGVGYFINIPLTVYTALSQEKSVKLFVYEAIREDAHVLFGFLSQEERHLFLLLISVSGVGANTARVIMSSYSVKEIQDMIAAGNVAALNNIKGIGAKTAQRIIVDLKDKILKIGGISADATSKLSFESNSVREETLAALVMLGYSQVASQKVVDKILKEEPELKVEQVIKAALKML
- a CDS encoding hypothetical protein (Evidence 5 : Unknown function); amino-acid sequence: MSVNLIEILKNAVSDKTIETIGKEVGLEPAAVKSGVSAIVPTLLAGILGKNTATSAAPSWMDSLTGLMGNKQDEADLEGMNLTDMLGKGKDLLGNLFGNKTEEVSSAIAQTAGMQKEKAEKLLSMLTPLVLGYLAKWMKSKNWTFGNLVTNLLENKSNLVAALPTGLSAAHFFNTDIPKADVETPKINVEAPKVTVTESKVTPPMVEPPKSNNNWLKWLLWLLLLGLILWIILSRGCKSCQRESVVPTDSINVVDSMKAQTDTVVHFIKEDSNKSDN
- the pfkA gene encoding 6-phosphofructokinase 3 — its product is MKIGILSSGGDCPGINATIRGVGKTAINKYGIEVIGILNGFSGLLYKDVMPLTESSLSGILTMGGTILGTAREKEFRKILKSPDKNDQEQIKTAYKELGLDCLVCIGGNGTQKTAWQLSELGLNVVGIPKTIDNDVYGTDITFGFQTAVDIATDAIDRLHSTASSHQRVMVIELMGHKAGWITLHAGMAGGADIILLPELGYDMNTVAFALNKRKKSGKPYSIVAVAEGIEIQGGTEHHPATYFARKIEELTGIEARETVLGYIQRGGSPSAYDRNLGTLLGGHAAKLINSKKFGRMVSVKGINEISDVPLSEVAGKLRLVTPDDPLVKQGQRMGISFGI
- a CDS encoding conserved hypothetical protein (Evidence 4 : Unknown function but conserved in other organisms), whose protein sequence is MKIKKHILFVSIFLFYSLELYSQNFISPLNIPPLLSANFGDLRNNHFHSGLDFKTQTVVNKPVFAVADGYISRINISSGGYGLALYIDHPNGYTTVYGHLNSFSKKIADYAKQKQYENESFAIDIQLPPNEIPVKRGEQIALSGNTGGSGGPHLHFEVRDTKTEEPIDGMNFIGKILTDTQAPEIRGIAFYPIQGKSVINNGSIPIYTRIPEKSKTKKIITAWGKIGVGVKAFDRMNGTTNTYGVKYIRLFVDGRKIFSSTINQFSFDKTRMINSFIDFEEWRRNKSFYMKSFVEQGNALTVYDNINNGYININEERNYQLRYELEDHYGNKTTHSFSIKGQKTTVPTQTNCENYMSPVVNNGFYSADFTLNIPIGNLYTDICYTHNKIQSQKYYSDIHQVNNKPIPLNKNGKIWIKLKKDIGGNISQMGIISIDKNGKEEWKGGTYKDGGFETSINELGGRYAIDIDTINPIVAPQSSSLWIQKKRIIIQVTDDKSGITFYRGEIDGKYALFTHDVKSKLYFYEFDDERLMKGQKHTLSFTAMDAAGNQSVYKNEFLY
- a CDS encoding conserved hypothetical protein (Evidence 4 : Unknown function but conserved in other organisms); the protein is MSDFISRLEKANITLPEELRTLLNSCKSYTVYDNVDELEIAATNGADKNVFEVKYDIPGKGEYTEAIVHRVKNGISANYTEAYMRRRDPDTMVISDNLPTDKEKFTERFGYEFSTLKEETFEWLKKQDLAVFLYFAGREKIGVGGIAICPANAGFFAMGLAMLQVIVSTKEIPEYFSLDSIIYVAPTFRHTHFNGKQIVVHNRTPERHEIFSYNLYPGPSAKKGLYGALLTKGEREGWITAHCSTVQAVSPYDNTTTFMHEGASGGGKSEMLQYILREPNGQVLIGRNTVNQETRLINLPLFCSFKPVTDDMALCHPTLQNTNGKLRVLDAENSWFIRVDSVNEYGDDPALEKITVNPPRSLLFLNLQSTPNSTVLIWEHTMDEPGKPCPNPRVILPRDIVENVIDHSVSVDIRSFGVRTPPSSRENPNYGIIGLFHMLPPALAWLWRLVAPRGHANPSISSTAGTGMDSEGVGSYWPFATGKMVHHANMLLEQIMKTPETRYTLVPNQYIGVWKVGFKPQLLMREYLTRRGNISLRRDQYKAARCPLLGYELNYLTIEGAKIPSRFLQVYKQDEVGTDGYDAGAEKLYDFFKKELQQYLTPDLNPLGRQIIEACLNGATVEDYEQLLVLD
- the rlmN gene encoding putative dual-specificity RNA methyltransferase RlmN (Evidence 3 : Putative function from multiple computational evidences), whose protein sequence is MENKQNLFGLTLEQLKSVVKILDLPSFTATQIADWLYKKHVYSISEMTNLSKKARQLLDEKYTVQLIPHTKVQTSIDGTKKYLYPTQTQKFIEAAYIPDKERATLCVSTQIGCKMGCLFCMTGKQGFQGNLTAGEIVNQIQSLPEFEKLTNIVYMGMGEPLDNLQAVLDSLEILTSDWGYAWSPKRITVSTIGIIPAMQTFLEKSTAHLAVSLHSPFDIERREIMPIQQVYPVTEVIKEIKKWDLGRQRRVSFEYIMFKDVNDTPRHAKELVRLLNGIKCRINLIRFHPIPDTPLQGTSKEGIISFQNQLKSKGMTVTIRASRGEDIFAACGLLSTKELVKKQKETDY
- a CDS encoding Oxidoreductase FAD/NAD(P)-binding domain protein, whose product is MIEKRILHKTKVSGIKQIAKDVFVLSFPRGFEFRAGQVVGLDVEENGTPRLYSIASGEKDENIDILFDEKPDGKLTPLLSTLKTGDNIYVSEPFGKFQCGDENAWFIASGTGIAPFVSMLRSGFVVGKKVIHGGRFDENFYFSEMLGKLLGENYIRCCSQQADTKYYKGRLTKWIQEKEELPVENKFYLCGSPEMVVEVRDLLISKGVSFQNIISETYF